A window of Methylobacterium bullatum genomic DNA:
CCGACCCGTGTCCCACCTTACGATGATTTTATGATGCGGTTCGCATCGACCTCAAGCAAACAAAAGAAAAGCGGCGAGGTCTCCCCCGCCGCTTTTCTGTTCCTGAGGACAAACACGCCCGTCTCACGCCTGCGGCTGAGGCTCCAGCCCGCCCTCGCTGTCCCGAGGCCGGCCGCGACCGGCGGAGGGAACCGAGGAGCCGCGGATCGGGGTCGGTCCATCACCGGTGTCACGGATCGGAGGCTTGCCGGCGATCAGGTTCCTGATCTCGTCACCCGACAGGGTCTCGTATTCGAGGAGCCCCTGGGCCAACGCCTCGAGATCGTCCTTGTGCTCGCCGAGGATGCGGCGGGCCTCCTCGAGGCCGGTCTCCACGAGGCGGCGAACCTCGGCGTCGATCTTCTGGGCGGTAGCCTCGGAAACCGTCTGCTGACGGCCCATGGACATTCCCAGGAAGACCTCATCGTTGTTCTCGCCGTAGGCGACGGTGCCGAGTTCCGGCGAGAAGCCCCACCGGGTCACCATCATACGGGCGAGACGGGTCGCCTGCTCGATGTCGGACTGGGCGCCCGAAGTCACCTTGTCGGCACCAAAGGTCATCTCCTCGGCGATGCGGCCGCCCATCATGATCGCAAGACGGGAGGTCATCTGCTCGAAGCTCATGGACAGCTTGTCGCGTTCCGGCAGCTGCATGACCATGCCGAGCGCCCGACCGCGCGGGATGATCGTCGCCTTGTGGACGGGATCTGTTGCCGGCACGTTGAAGGCGACGATGGCGTGGCCACCCTCGTGATAGGCGGTGAGCCGCTTCTCATCCTCGGTCATGACAAGGGTACGCCGTTCGGCGCCCATCATCACCTTGTCCTTCGCGTCTTCGAACTCATGCATCGTGACGATGCGCTTGCCGCGACGGGCCGCGAGAAGAGCGGATTCGTTGACGAGGTTCATCAGGTCGGCGCCCGAGAAGCCGGGGGTGCCGCGCGCGATGACCTTGAGGTCGACATCCGGGGCCAGCGGAACTTTGCGGACATGAACGCGCAGGATGCGCTCGCGGCCGACGACGTCGGGATTCGGCACCATGATCTGGCGATCGAACCGGCCCGGACGCAGCAGCGCAGGATCGAGAACGTCGGGGCGATTGGTGGCCGCAATGATAATCACGCCCTCGTTAGCCTCGAACCCATCCATCTCCACGAGGAGCTGATTCAAGGTCTGCTCGCGCTCGTCGTTGCCGCCGCCGAGACCCGCGCCGCGATGGCGGCCGACCGCGTCGATCTCGTCGATGAAGATGATGCAGGGTGCGTTCTTCTTCGCCT
This region includes:
- the ftsH gene encoding ATP-dependent zinc metalloprotease FtsH, giving the protein MNPNFRNFALWVVIFLLVLALVTLFQNPGHRGGGSEIAYSQLLNDADSGKIQTVVISGQDVSGTYVGGGNFTSYAPNDPNLVSKLQSKGVQITARPPSDNTPWFIQLLVSWLPILVFIGAWIFLSRQMQSGAGRAMGFGKSKAKLLTEASGRVSFDDVAGVEEAKEDLQEIVEFLRDPQKFQRLGGRIPRGVLLVGPPGTGKTLIARAVAGEANVPFFTISGSDFVEMFVGVGASRVRDMFEQAKKNAPCIIFIDEIDAVGRHRGAGLGGGNDEREQTLNQLLVEMDGFEANEGVIIIAATNRPDVLDPALLRPGRFDRQIMVPNPDVVGRERILRVHVRKVPLAPDVDLKVIARGTPGFSGADLMNLVNESALLAARRGKRIVTMHEFEDAKDKVMMGAERRTLVMTEDEKRLTAYHEGGHAIVAFNVPATDPVHKATIIPRGRALGMVMQLPERDKLSMSFEQMTSRLAIMMGGRIAEEMTFGADKVTSGAQSDIEQATRLARMMVTRWGFSPELGTVAYGENNDEVFLGMSMGRQQTVSEATAQKIDAEVRRLVETGLEEARRILGEHKDDLEALAQGLLEYETLSGDEIRNLIAGKPPIRDTGDGPTPIRGSSVPSAGRGRPRDSEGGLEPQPQA